A window from Armatimonadota bacterium encodes these proteins:
- the pyrH gene encoding UMP kinase, protein MSAQRSDYRRVLLKLSGEALAGGGAASLDAAVLRLVAQEVKEVTAQGVQVAIVVGGGNFVRGEEVSRRLGIHEVTGHTMGMLATVINALALQDVMEAEGLVTRVLTAVEMRQVAEPFIRRRAIRHLEKGRVVIFAGGTGSPYFTTDTAAALRAIEVEADALLMAKRGVSGVYDKDPHRHPDAVMFRHLDYMDLLNRDLKVMDATAVALCKDNHLDIVVFDITQPGNLKRAVLGEPIGTLVGGRR, encoded by the coding sequence ATGAGCGCGCAGAGGTCGGACTACCGACGCGTCCTCCTAAAGCTCAGTGGAGAGGCCCTGGCGGGTGGAGGCGCGGCCTCGCTGGACGCTGCGGTGTTGCGTCTGGTGGCCCAGGAGGTCAAGGAGGTCACCGCCCAGGGAGTACAGGTGGCCATCGTGGTCGGCGGCGGCAACTTCGTCCGCGGCGAGGAGGTGAGCCGCCGCCTGGGGATCCACGAGGTCACCGGGCACACCATGGGCATGCTGGCCACGGTGATCAATGCCCTGGCCCTGCAGGACGTCATGGAGGCGGAGGGTCTGGTCACCCGGGTGCTCACGGCGGTGGAGATGCGGCAGGTGGCGGAACCCTTCATCCGCCGCCGCGCCATCCGTCACCTGGAGAAGGGCCGGGTGGTTATCTTCGCCGGCGGTACCGGCAGTCCGTACTTCACCACGGACACCGCGGCGGCGCTGCGCGCCATCGAGGTGGAGGCGGATGCCCTGCTTATGGCCAAGCGTGGGGTCTCCGGGGTTTACGACAAGGACCCGCACCGCCATCCCGACGCCGTAATGTTCCGTCACCTGGACTACATGGACCTGCTCAATCGTGACCTGAAGGTCATGGACGCCACAGCGGTGGCCCTGTGCAAGGACAACCACCTGGACATCGTGGTCTTCGATATCACCCAGCCCGGCAACCTGAAGCGTGCCGTGCTGGGGGAGCCCATCGGCACGCTGGTGGGAGGCCGGCGGTGA
- a CDS encoding elongation factor Ts, with the protein MSGSPGITVAQVRELRARTGAGVLDCRRALEESGGDLERAAAVLRARGLAAAARRAGRETSEGVVEAYIHAGGRLGALIELNCETDFVARTEDFRRLARELAMQVAATDPRYLSREEVPEAERDDPRVKEWVLLEQPYIRDAGRSVQDLIRETVAKVGENIQVRRFARFRVGE; encoded by the coding sequence GTGAGCGGTTCTCCCGGGATCACCGTGGCGCAGGTGCGCGAGCTGCGAGCCCGCACCGGTGCGGGCGTTCTGGACTGTCGCCGTGCCCTGGAGGAGAGCGGGGGAGACCTGGAACGCGCCGCCGCGGTGCTCCGCGCCCGGGGCCTGGCCGCTGCGGCCAGGCGCGCCGGTCGCGAGACGTCGGAAGGAGTGGTGGAGGCGTACATCCACGCCGGCGGCCGGCTGGGTGCGCTCATCGAGTTGAACTGCGAGACCGACTTCGTCGCCCGCACCGAGGACTTCCGCCGCCTGGCCCGGGAGCTGGCCATGCAGGTGGCGGCCACAGATCCACGCTACCTCTCCCGGGAGGAGGTGCCGGAGGCAGAGCGGGACGACCCGCGGGTCAAGGAGTGGGTGCTGCTGGAGCAGCCGTACATCCGGGACGCCGGGCGCAGCGTGCAGGACCTCATCCGGGAGACGGTGGCCAAGGTGGGAGAGAACATCCAGGTGCGCCGCTTTGCCCGGTTCCGGGTGGGGGAGTAG
- the rpsB gene encoding 30S ribosomal protein S2 produces the protein MPVVTMKQLLEAGVHFGHQTRRWNPKMARFIFTQRNGIHIIDLQKSVPLIEEAYRFVRQTVAEGGEVLFVGTKKQAQDAIREEATRAGQPYVNQRWLGGMLTNFQTIRRRIERLREIEDMRARGLFDVLPKREQTRISEEYAKLEKFLGGIKTMNHLPAAVYVVDTRKEHIAVAEARKLGIPLVAIVDTNSDPDEVDYPIPGNDDAIRAVRLITNRIANAALEGLEERRKLEVTEEEREAVPVPAEVEEGVPESLEEAIGEIFPVEVEEEV, from the coding sequence GTGCCGGTCGTGACCATGAAGCAACTGCTGGAGGCGGGGGTGCACTTCGGCCATCAGACCCGCCGCTGGAATCCCAAGATGGCCCGCTTCATCTTCACCCAGCGCAACGGTATCCACATCATCGACCTGCAGAAGTCGGTGCCGCTGATCGAGGAGGCCTACCGCTTCGTCCGTCAGACGGTAGCCGAGGGCGGCGAGGTCCTCTTCGTGGGGACCAAGAAGCAGGCCCAGGACGCCATCCGGGAGGAAGCCACCCGCGCCGGCCAGCCCTACGTGAACCAGCGCTGGCTGGGGGGGATGCTCACCAACTTCCAGACCATTCGCCGGCGCATCGAGCGCCTGCGGGAGATCGAGGACATGCGCGCCCGGGGGCTCTTTGACGTCCTGCCCAAGCGCGAGCAGACCCGCATCAGTGAGGAGTACGCCAAGCTGGAGAAGTTCCTCGGCGGCATCAAGACCATGAACCATCTGCCTGCCGCCGTCTACGTGGTGGACACGCGCAAGGAGCATATCGCCGTAGCCGAGGCGCGCAAGCTGGGCATCCCCCTGGTGGCCATCGTCGACACCAACTCCGACCCCGACGAGGTGGACTACCCCATTCCCGGCAACGACGACGCCATCCGCGCGGTGCGCCTGATCACCAACCGCATCGCCAATGCCGCGCTGGAGGGCCTGGAGGAGCGGCGCAAGCTGGAGGTGACGGAGGAGGAGCGGGAGGCAGTCCCCGTCCCTGCGGAGGTCGAGGAAGGGGTGCCGGAGTCGCTGGAGGAAGCCATCGGGGAGATTTTCCCCGTGGAAGTGGAGGAGGAGGTGTGA
- the topA gene encoding type I DNA topoisomerase, which translates to MAKSLVVVESPTKARTLRKLLSRSYDVAASMGHIKDLPKSQLGVDVQQDFAPKYIVIKGKGAILKALREAAKKAEAVYMATDPDREGEAISWHLQEVLRPVNGAIRRIEFHEVTREALQRALASPREIDRKLVNAQQARRILDRLFGYKLSPLLWRKVRGGLSAGRVQSVAVRLVVDREREIARFVPEEYWTVDGRFTPEGLDAAFTARLVSRDGTRFGSPQEERVHVIRSEAEATPLVEEIRRQSYHVLEVRPGERQRHPSPPFTTSTLQQEANRRLGFTASRTMRLAQQLYEGIDLGKEGTVGLITYMRTDSVRVAPAAQQEAREYIRRTFGASYLPPRPRQYRSRRSAQDAHEAIRPTATSRTPAQVKPHLRWDQFRLYELIWKRFVASQMASAVIDTLVVDIGGGPFLFRATGARVRFPGFLALYREAAENGEENGEGWLPALAAAQPLRLLAVQPGQHFTQPPPRYTEASLVRALEELGIGRPSTYAPTLETIKSRGYVHVVERRLQPTDLGMLVTDLLVEHFPDIVDLNFTAQMEEELDEIAEGRRDWVKVVREFYAPFERDLQRAEKRIVEVEFPEVETGEACPECGRPLVRKHGRFGEFIACSGFPGCRYTRPLGIGVPCPLDGGEIVQRRSKRGRIFYGCANYPTCTFVSWDRPTHRRCPRDGGVLVEKRGRRGTHLKCLNTGCGYTEAPKAPEPVTAS; encoded by the coding sequence ATGGCTAAATCCCTGGTGGTCGTGGAATCGCCAACCAAGGCGCGGACGCTGCGCAAGCTCCTCTCCCGTAGCTACGACGTGGCTGCATCCATGGGGCACATCAAGGACCTGCCCAAGAGCCAGCTGGGCGTGGACGTGCAGCAGGATTTTGCCCCCAAGTACATCGTCATCAAGGGAAAGGGAGCGATCCTGAAGGCGCTGCGGGAAGCGGCGAAGAAGGCGGAGGCCGTCTATATGGCCACCGACCCCGACCGCGAGGGGGAGGCCATCTCCTGGCACCTGCAGGAGGTCCTCCGTCCTGTGAACGGGGCCATCCGGCGCATCGAGTTCCACGAGGTGACCAGGGAGGCGCTGCAGCGGGCGCTGGCCAGCCCGCGGGAGATCGACCGGAAACTGGTCAACGCGCAGCAGGCGCGGCGCATCCTGGACCGGCTCTTCGGCTACAAGCTCAGCCCGCTGCTGTGGCGCAAGGTCCGCGGCGGCCTCTCCGCCGGGCGCGTGCAGTCGGTAGCCGTGCGCCTGGTGGTGGATCGGGAGCGGGAGATCGCCCGCTTTGTGCCGGAGGAATACTGGACGGTGGACGGTCGCTTCACCCCCGAGGGGCTCGACGCCGCCTTCACCGCCCGGCTGGTCAGCCGCGACGGAACCAGGTTTGGCAGCCCGCAGGAGGAACGCGTCCACGTCATCCGCAGCGAGGCCGAGGCCACCCCCCTGGTGGAGGAGATCCGCCGCCAGTCCTACCACGTGCTGGAGGTCCGTCCCGGGGAACGGCAGCGCCATCCCTCACCGCCATTCACCACCAGCACGTTGCAGCAGGAGGCCAACCGCCGCCTGGGATTTACCGCGTCGCGCACCATGCGCCTGGCGCAGCAGCTCTACGAGGGCATCGATCTGGGCAAGGAGGGGACGGTCGGGCTGATCACCTACATGCGCACCGACTCGGTGCGGGTGGCCCCGGCCGCCCAGCAGGAGGCGCGCGAGTACATCCGCCGTACCTTCGGCGCCAGTTACCTGCCGCCCCGCCCCCGGCAGTACCGCTCCCGGCGCAGCGCGCAGGACGCCCACGAGGCCATCCGCCCCACGGCCACGTCCCGCACTCCGGCGCAGGTGAAACCCCACCTGCGCTGGGACCAGTTCCGTCTCTACGAGCTGATCTGGAAGCGCTTCGTGGCCAGCCAGATGGCTTCCGCGGTCATCGACACCCTGGTGGTGGACATCGGTGGCGGGCCGTTTCTCTTCCGCGCCACCGGCGCGCGCGTGCGCTTCCCCGGCTTCCTGGCGCTTTACCGTGAGGCGGCGGAGAACGGGGAGGAGAACGGGGAAGGGTGGCTGCCCGCCCTGGCCGCGGCCCAGCCTCTCCGCCTGCTGGCGGTCCAGCCCGGGCAGCACTTCACCCAGCCGCCCCCGCGCTACACCGAGGCCTCCCTGGTGCGCGCGCTGGAGGAGCTGGGCATCGGCCGCCCCAGCACCTACGCGCCCACGCTGGAGACCATCAAGTCACGTGGCTACGTGCACGTGGTGGAGCGGCGCCTCCAGCCCACCGATCTGGGCATGCTGGTGACGGACCTGCTGGTGGAACACTTCCCCGACATCGTCGACCTGAACTTCACCGCCCAGATGGAGGAGGAGCTGGACGAGATCGCCGAGGGGCGGCGCGACTGGGTCAAGGTGGTGAGGGAGTTCTACGCCCCGTTCGAGCGCGACCTGCAGCGAGCGGAGAAGCGCATCGTGGAAGTGGAGTTCCCCGAGGTGGAGACCGGAGAGGCCTGCCCGGAGTGCGGCCGGCCCCTGGTGCGCAAGCACGGCCGCTTCGGTGAGTTCATCGCCTGCTCCGGCTTTCCGGGGTGCCGCTACACGCGCCCTCTGGGCATCGGCGTCCCCTGCCCCCTGGATGGCGGAGAGATCGTGCAGCGGCGCAGCAAGCGGGGCCGCATCTTCTACGGCTGCGCCAACTACCCCACCTGTACCTTCGTCTCCTGGGACCGGCCCACCCACAGACGATGCCCGCGCGACGGCGGCGTACTGGTGGAAAAGCGTGGCCGCCGCGGTACGCACCTTAAGTGCCTCAACACCGGGTGCGGCTACACCGAGGCCCCCAAGGCCCCCGAGCCCGTCACCGCCAGCTGA
- the dprA gene encoding DNA-processing protein DprA, with product METVLLTSPQYPGLLRRTDDPPPLIFVRGELRADEVAVAVVGSRRATPAGRAVAERLAAGLAWHGVTVVSGLARGIDAVAHRAALQAGGRTVAVLGCGPDVVYPPEHGALLQAIVARGCVISEFPPGTPPRRGHFPRRNRIIAGLALGVVVVEGDERSGTLSTVAHALRYGREVMAVPGGVLNPLSRAPNGLIRDGAALVETAEDVLGVLGLPLRTSPVAGGAGPSIPPGPAALVWAALAGEPVHIDQVAACTGLSPSQVAAVLLDLELQGLVRQYPGKQFLRVLPPGPPPRGAWPSRC from the coding sequence ATGGAGACGGTTCTCCTGACGTCACCGCAGTATCCGGGGCTGCTGCGGCGGACTGATGATCCGCCGCCTCTCATCTTCGTCCGCGGCGAGCTGCGTGCCGACGAGGTGGCGGTGGCCGTCGTCGGCTCGCGCCGTGCCACGCCTGCGGGGCGGGCGGTGGCGGAGCGGCTGGCCGCAGGGCTGGCCTGGCACGGGGTGACGGTAGTCAGCGGCCTGGCCCGGGGCATCGACGCGGTGGCCCACCGGGCCGCGCTGCAGGCGGGCGGACGCACGGTCGCCGTGCTGGGGTGTGGCCCGGACGTGGTCTACCCGCCGGAACACGGGGCGCTGCTGCAGGCCATCGTGGCCAGAGGCTGCGTGATCAGCGAGTTCCCACCGGGAACGCCTCCACGGCGGGGGCACTTCCCGCGACGGAACCGGATCATCGCCGGGCTGGCCCTGGGTGTGGTGGTGGTGGAAGGGGACGAGCGCAGCGGCACGTTGAGCACCGTGGCCCACGCCCTGCGGTACGGGCGGGAGGTCATGGCGGTGCCCGGAGGGGTGCTCAACCCCTTAAGCCGGGCGCCCAACGGGCTGATCCGCGACGGTGCGGCCCTGGTGGAGACCGCCGAGGACGTGCTGGGCGTGTTGGGCCTCCCACTGCGCACGTCCCCCGTTGCGGGCGGGGCTGGCCCATCGATCCCGCCGGGCCCCGCGGCCCTGGTCTGGGCAGCCCTGGCCGGGGAACCTGTGCACATTGACCAGGTGGCTGCCTGCACCGGGCTGTCACCCTCTCAGGTGGCGGCGGTGCTGCTGGACCTGGAGCTGCAGGGACTGGTGCGGCAGTATCCGGGGAAACAGTTCCTACGCGTTCTCCCTCCTGGCCCGCCTCCTCGTGGAGCGTGGCCGTCGAGGTGCTGA
- a CDS encoding YifB family Mg chelatase-like AAA ATPase has translation MLARVQSAALVGVDAIPVDVEVDVSSGLPAFAIAGLADSSEQDAKERVRAAVKNSHREVPPRRILVNLAPADVRKEGAAYDLPIALGLLLATGQLQRGALEGAVVVGELALDGRVRSVPGVLAVALLARDLGARCLLVPQDNAAEAAAVAGPAVVPVSSLVEAVQVVEGARPPRGVGPPAASPDLRDQVDFAEVKGQSHAKRALLVAAAGGHHVLLIGPPGGGKTMLARRLPTILPPLDDQEALEVTKIHSVAGLVPPGSGLLRLRPFRAPHHSASRNALVGGGSVPRPGEITLAHHGVLFLDELAEFHRDVLEVLRQPLEEGTVTIARVQATVVLPARFMLAAAMNPCPCGHFGDPQRICACTPAQLQRYRSRISGPLLDRFDLHVEVPRLSPAEVAGAPVGEPSAALREQVVAARARQRERFPRTRVGCNALLAGRHLRRYCALEDRAAALLRHALERLHLSARAYDRILRVARTIADLEGAEEIGPAHVAEAIQYRALDRPIAHPVQPASAGAP, from the coding sequence ATGCTGGCACGGGTGCAGAGCGCCGCTCTGGTGGGGGTCGATGCGATCCCGGTAGACGTGGAGGTCGACGTATCCTCCGGACTGCCCGCCTTCGCCATTGCCGGGCTGGCCGACAGCAGCGAGCAGGATGCCAAAGAGCGCGTACGGGCCGCGGTGAAGAACTCGCACCGCGAGGTGCCCCCGCGGCGCATCCTGGTGAACCTGGCACCTGCCGATGTGCGCAAGGAGGGGGCGGCCTACGACCTGCCCATCGCCCTGGGGCTGCTGCTGGCCACCGGGCAGCTCCAGCGCGGTGCGCTGGAGGGAGCTGTGGTGGTGGGGGAGCTGGCCCTGGATGGCCGGGTACGGTCAGTGCCGGGAGTTCTGGCGGTCGCTCTCCTGGCGCGGGACCTGGGCGCGCGGTGTCTCCTGGTCCCGCAGGACAATGCCGCCGAAGCCGCGGCGGTGGCCGGGCCTGCGGTTGTTCCCGTGAGCAGCCTGGTGGAGGCGGTGCAGGTGGTGGAGGGCGCGCGCCCGCCCCGGGGGGTCGGGCCACCGGCGGCGTCGCCCGACCTCCGCGACCAGGTAGACTTCGCGGAGGTGAAGGGTCAGTCCCATGCCAAGCGCGCCCTGCTGGTGGCCGCCGCCGGAGGCCACCACGTGCTGCTGATAGGCCCGCCGGGCGGCGGGAAAACCATGCTGGCCCGGCGCCTTCCCACGATCCTGCCGCCGCTGGACGACCAGGAGGCCCTGGAGGTGACCAAGATCCACAGCGTGGCCGGCCTGGTCCCCCCGGGGTCCGGTCTGTTGCGCCTGCGCCCGTTCCGCGCCCCGCACCACAGCGCCAGCCGCAACGCCCTGGTGGGCGGCGGTTCGGTTCCCCGCCCCGGAGAGATCACCCTGGCGCATCACGGCGTCCTCTTCCTGGACGAGCTTGCGGAGTTCCACCGCGACGTGCTGGAGGTGCTGCGCCAGCCGCTGGAGGAGGGTACGGTCACCATCGCCCGCGTGCAGGCCACGGTGGTTCTCCCGGCGCGCTTCATGCTGGCGGCCGCCATGAACCCCTGTCCCTGCGGGCACTTCGGCGACCCGCAGCGCATCTGCGCCTGCACCCCGGCGCAGCTGCAGCGCTACCGCAGCCGCATCTCCGGCCCGCTGCTGGACCGGTTCGACCTGCACGTGGAAGTGCCGCGGCTTTCCCCCGCGGAGGTGGCGGGGGCACCAGTGGGGGAGCCCTCGGCGGCGCTGCGGGAGCAGGTGGTGGCGGCCCGCGCGCGACAGCGGGAGCGCTTTCCCCGCACCCGCGTAGGGTGCAATGCACTCCTGGCCGGCCGCCACCTGCGCCGTTATTGCGCGCTGGAGGACCGGGCCGCGGCGCTGCTGCGCCACGCACTGGAACGACTGCACCTCAGCGCCCGCGCCTATGACCGCATCCTGCGCGTGGCCCGCACCATCGCCGACCTGGAGGGCGCGGAGGAGATCGGGCCAGCGCACGTCGCCGAGGCGATCCAGTACCGGGCCCTTGACCGTCCCATAGCTCATCCGGTGCAGCCCGCCTCCGCCGGGGCGCCTTGA
- a CDS encoding HAD family hydrolase, translating into MPGVVVFDLDDTLVRWQAAVRGAVQRLAATEPLDREAFAHAVRRVWYGRADDIWTGRLDLEAVTREATAAVAADLGVDEGEAARLYQRYVGYVDELLVPYEDAEALRALAADYRLGVATNGIGAVQRRKLRRAGLADLFAFVVVSAEVGVAKPDPAFYQAVRRVAGVPPGNMVVVGDHVARDLLPALAVGMRGVWLRRADDEPQESAWSGPRVTSLFQLEAVLRAME; encoded by the coding sequence ATGCCCGGAGTCGTCGTCTTCGACCTGGACGACACGCTGGTGCGCTGGCAGGCGGCTGTGCGCGGAGCTGTGCAGCGCCTGGCCGCCACCGAGCCCCTCGACCGGGAAGCGTTCGCGCACGCTGTGCGGCGCGTCTGGTACGGGCGCGCCGACGACATCTGGACGGGCCGGCTCGACCTGGAGGCGGTGACGCGGGAAGCAACCGCGGCGGTCGCCGCTGATCTGGGTGTGGACGAGGGGGAGGCGGCGCGCCTCTACCAGCGCTACGTCGGCTACGTGGACGAGCTGCTCGTCCCCTATGAGGACGCAGAGGCGCTGCGCGCGCTGGCGGCAGACTACCGTCTGGGCGTGGCCACCAACGGAATCGGTGCGGTGCAGCGCAGGAAGCTGCGCCGCGCAGGGCTGGCCGACCTCTTTGCCTTCGTGGTGGTCTCCGCCGAGGTGGGAGTGGCCAAGCCCGATCCGGCCTTTTACCAGGCTGTGCGCCGGGTGGCCGGCGTGCCCCCCGGCAATATGGTGGTCGTGGGCGACCACGTGGCCCGGGACCTGCTGCCGGCGCTGGCGGTGGGCATGCGCGGCGTCTGGTTGCGGCGCGCCGACGACGAGCCGCAGGAGTCCGCCTGGAGCGGCCCTAGGGTTACATCCCTCTTCCAGCTGGAGGCGGTGCTGCGGGCGATGGAGTAG
- a CDS encoding transposase, translating into MDATTSGTEGRALGAQARPEIAFLLLDGLRRTRPGAPTETVLCALGLSPEGTPYPLALRVAPREDERAWRAVLRDLRADGIGPELRLICCDGHPALVKAIHAFYPEIPLQISVAHRLLALSRKVDPRWRATCLAEARRIFAAPHRSAAVALFREWHARWLRQGQFAVRSLEADLASCLAFYRFPSHLWSRIRTANLVERVFREARRQALPALPAADEEEGADVAGPVAGEGPPPGEGSPLWSDRLTSASAHWDAMPGPAPSAAPAAGMELVAALLPAPPAAPPLREAPPGPPLEASLPAEPPKGEGQAHASERAEDSATAPGEPEASHLFADEGFAQWLQAEERRRMLVRVAALATSAAGLISGLLLSLAR; encoded by the coding sequence GTGGACGCCACGACCTCTGGAACGGAAGGCCGCGCGCTTGGGGCGCAGGCGCGCCCCGAGATCGCCTTCCTGCTGCTGGATGGCCTGCGCCGCACCCGACCCGGCGCCCCCACGGAGACGGTCCTCTGTGCCCTGGGCCTGTCGCCCGAAGGGACGCCCTACCCGCTAGCCCTGCGGGTGGCCCCCCGGGAGGACGAGCGGGCCTGGCGGGCGGTGCTGCGGGACCTGCGGGCCGATGGCATCGGGCCCGAGCTGCGGCTGATATGCTGCGACGGGCACCCGGCTCTGGTCAAGGCCATACACGCCTTCTACCCCGAGATCCCCCTGCAGATCAGCGTCGCCCACAGGCTGCTGGCACTGAGCCGCAAGGTCGACCCGCGCTGGCGCGCCACCTGTCTGGCCGAGGCGCGGCGGATCTTTGCGGCGCCACACCGCTCCGCGGCAGTGGCTCTCTTTCGCGAGTGGCACGCCCGCTGGCTGCGCCAGGGCCAGTTCGCCGTGCGCAGCCTGGAGGCGGACCTGGCGTCGTGCCTGGCCTTCTACCGGTTTCCGTCCCACCTGTGGAGCCGGATCCGCACGGCCAACCTGGTGGAGCGGGTGTTTCGGGAAGCCCGGCGCCAGGCCCTCCCGGCGCTCCCGGCTGCGGACGAGGAGGAAGGCGCCGATGTCGCCGGACCCGTCGCGGGCGAGGGCCCTCCCCCAGGCGAGGGCTCGCCTCTCTGGAGCGACCGCCTGACCTCCGCCTCCGCCCACTGGGACGCCATGCCCGGGCCGGCCCCATCCGCCGCCCCTGCCGCCGGGATGGAGCTAGTCGCAGCGTTGCTTCCCGCGCCTCCTGCGGCCCCACCTCTGCGGGAAGCCCCTCCTGGCCCGCCCCTGGAAGCTTCCCTCCCTGCAGAGCCGCCAAAAGGGGAGGGGCAGGCGCATGCCTCGGAACGAGCCGAGGATTCGGCCACCGCGCCCGGCGAACCCGAGGCCTCCCACCTCTTCGCCGACGAGGGATTCGCGCAGTGGTTGCAGGCCGAGGAGAGACGGCGAATGCTAGTGAGGGTGGCTGCACTGGCAACCTCGGCCGCCGGCCTGATCAGCGGTCTCCTCTTATCCCTGGCCCGGTAG
- a CDS encoding YraN family protein: MTRARRALGRRGEEVAAEVLRRRGWRILARNYRCPLGELDLVAEEGDVVVFVEVKTRRGSKAGSAAEAVGPGKRRRLLRLARYFLAVHGLTERACRFDVVSLTVAPGRVRVALLRDAFAEEAW; this comes from the coding sequence GTGACCCGGGCGCGGCGGGCGCTGGGACGGCGGGGAGAGGAGGTGGCGGCGGAGGTTCTGCGCCGCCGTGGGTGGCGTATCCTCGCCCGCAACTACCGCTGCCCGCTGGGGGAGCTGGACCTGGTGGCCGAGGAGGGTGACGTGGTGGTCTTCGTGGAGGTGAAGACGCGTCGGGGGTCTAAAGCGGGGAGCGCGGCGGAGGCGGTGGGGCCGGGCAAGCGCCGCCGCCTGCTCCGCCTGGCGCGCTACTTCCTGGCCGTGCATGGGCTGACGGAGCGGGCCTGTCGGTTCGACGTGGTCAGCCTGACGGTGGCCCCGGGACGGGTCCGCGTGGCGCTGCTGCGGGATGCCTTCGCTGAAGAGGCCTGGTGA
- a CDS encoding ribonuclease HII codes for MQQRRQPLLRVRPGAERGGQGPPHLLAAAARGAGALDAPPQAHLRLQRERQRLEDLLALERAWRAQGYTHIAGVDEAGVGPLAGPVVAAAVMLPEEAALPGLDDSKALSPRERGRLFEAILASGARVGIGLATPAEIDRLNVLQATRLAWRRAVTQLSPRPDLLLVDGRYRVDLDLAQVAIVGGDARCAVIAAASIVAKVTRDRVMCDLDARYPQFGFARHKGYATPAHLAALRRYGCSPAHRRSFLPLRFWQQALFDSPT; via the coding sequence GTGCAACAGCGAAGACAGCCGCTTCTTCGGGTTCGTCCCGGTGCAGAACGTGGTGGGCAAGGCCCTCCTCATCTACTGGCCGCCGCAGCGCGCGGGGCTGGTGCACTAGATGCCCCGCCGCAGGCCCACCTGAGGCTGCAACGGGAGCGGCAGCGCCTGGAGGACCTCCTGGCCCTGGAGCGCGCGTGGCGCGCCCAGGGCTACACGCACATCGCCGGGGTGGACGAGGCGGGCGTCGGTCCGCTGGCGGGTCCGGTGGTGGCCGCGGCGGTAATGCTGCCGGAGGAGGCGGCGCTGCCCGGGCTCGACGATTCCAAGGCCCTTTCGCCCCGGGAGCGAGGGCGGCTCTTCGAAGCCATCCTGGCCAGCGGCGCGCGTGTGGGCATCGGCCTGGCTACCCCCGCTGAGATCGACCGGCTGAACGTGCTGCAGGCGACCCGCCTGGCCTGGCGCCGCGCCGTGACGCAGCTTAGTCCCCGTCCCGACCTCCTGCTGGTCGACGGCCGCTACCGCGTGGACCTGGACCTTGCGCAGGTGGCCATCGTGGGCGGCGATGCCCGCTGCGCCGTTATCGCCGCCGCCTCCATCGTGGCCAAGGTGACCCGTGACCGGGTGATGTGCGACCTGGACGCTCGATACCCTCAGTTCGGTTTTGCCCGACATAAGGGCTACGCCACACCGGCGCACCTGGCAGCCCTCCGCCGCTACGGCTGCTCCCCGGCGCACCGCCGCTCCTTCCTGCCGCTGCGGTTCTGGCAGCAGGCCCTGTTCGATTCTCCGACCTGA
- the lepB gene encoding signal peptidase I produces the protein MALDSFSRPPLTIPTLILLLGAGLLAVRLLVSRQGLLPPGWRRSVLETLDASIFAAVLSLVIITFVVQAFYIPSGSMEPTLRVGDRILVGKFSYRLGPIRRGDIVVFRFPLSPTRDFVKRVVALPGETVELREGLVLINGKPLSELYPTPLPGGERACTSSYGPKRVPAGQYFVLGDNRCNSEDSRFFGFVPVQNVVGKALLIYWPPQRAGLVH, from the coding sequence ATGGCACTGGACTCGTTCAGTCGTCCGCCGCTTACCATCCCCACCCTGATCCTCCTGCTGGGGGCCGGGCTGCTGGCGGTGCGCCTCCTGGTCTCCCGCCAGGGGCTGCTGCCACCCGGCTGGCGCCGCTCCGTCCTGGAGACCCTCGACGCCAGTATCTTTGCCGCCGTCCTCAGCCTGGTCATCATCACCTTCGTCGTGCAGGCCTTCTACATCCCCTCCGGCTCCATGGAGCCGACGCTGCGGGTGGGGGACCGCATCCTGGTGGGCAAGTTCTCCTACCGCCTGGGCCCCATCCGCCGCGGCGATATTGTCGTGTTTCGCTTTCCCCTCAGCCCGACCCGCGACTTCGTCAAGCGGGTGGTGGCCCTCCCCGGTGAGACCGTGGAGCTGCGGGAGGGTCTGGTGCTGATTAACGGGAAACCCTTGAGCGAGCTCTATCCGACGCCGCTGCCGGGCGGTGAGCGCGCCTGCACCAGCAGCTACGGGCCGAAGCGCGTGCCTGCGGGGCAGTACTTCGTCCTGGGGGATAACCGGTGCAACAGCGAAGACAGCCGCTTCTTCGGGTTCGTCCCGGTGCAGAACGTGGTGGGCAAGGCCCTCCTCATCTACTGGCCGCCGCAGCGCGCGGGGCTGGTGCACTAG
- the rplS gene encoding 50S ribosomal protein L19, with amino-acid sequence MDRLATVDREGLRAEVPTFAPGDTVRVHIKVSEGGRERVQAFEGVVIARKGGGRRETFTVRRVSHGIGVERTFPLHSPRVERIDLVRRGKARRAKLYFLRGKVGKAARIKEQR; translated from the coding sequence ATGGACAGGCTGGCCACGGTAGACCGGGAAGGGTTGCGGGCCGAGGTGCCGACGTTTGCGCCCGGGGACACGGTGCGGGTACACATCAAGGTCAGCGAGGGCGGCCGGGAGCGCGTGCAGGCGTTCGAGGGCGTGGTCATCGCCCGCAAGGGGGGCGGCCGTCGGGAGACCTTCACCGTGCGGCGGGTGAGCCACGGCATTGGGGTGGAGCGTACCTTCCCCCTGCACTCCCCGCGAGTGGAGCGGATCGACCTGGTGCGGCGGGGCAAGGCGCGACGGGCCAAGCTCTACTTCCTGCGGGGGAAGGTGGGCAAGGCGGCCCGGATCAAGGAGCAGCGGTAA